The window AAAATATATGTTTTTTATAAATTACTTAATAAATTAGATTTACCTTGAACTGCTTGAACTGATAACTCCAACCCCTTGATACACAAGGGGTTGATACGGTTCAAAGCTTATATGTTCGCCTTGAACCATCTTGAACCACCCTGAACCGTCTGAATACCCTGAATTTCTTTCCAAATGCTTTCTTATCCTTGACTTCAATGTTGAAGTTGTTGACCACAAACAAGGAAAAGCTGATCTGATTCAAAGGGGTAACATCATAATGTTCACATAACTTCATATACCTTTTATGTGCAGAAAATGTTGACCAGTCCACCAATCCACCATTGTCAATTAATGCTGCTATAAACTGAATAGATAGATACTTATTAACCCCAACCTTATCAATAGGATATTTGTTTGCCATTTTAATTTGTTCAATTTTATTAGAACCAATTTGAACTTCATTTAATTTTGCCATTTTTCATCTTCCTTTCATTTTCGTGAATTTTATTGTTACTACTTCATATTCGTCTTGCAAATTCGCTGAAAGCTTCTTGATTCAAGAATCTTTGTTCACTGACACTTTTAGACCCTGATAATTCAGGATGATCATGCTGCAATTTCCTTCTGATCCTTCCCACTGTTTCATATTGTGGAAGACCATATTCGTTCAATTGCAGGAACAGATCCTTGAATCCAATCTTGTCAACATCAATTCCTTTGCTTCCAAGGATCTTCTTTGCTACCAGGTAGAACAAATAGTTGTCACTGTTCCTGGAATGCTTGTCATTAATCAGGAAGTCCATGACCAATGTTGATGTGTTTGTTAGTTCATCCACTGTTTTCACCTACCTTTTTATAATCCCAACACATAATTTATTAACCCATTGTCATTTTTTACAAACTCATCATAGGATGACTTTATCCAATCTGCCCCTTCATCTTTGCTCTTTCTTTCAAGTTCTGATAGGATTTTTGTTGCACCGTTACCATAGCCGTGTGAGGCAAGATATTGACAGTATCTCTTTAATGATTCATAAGCTTTGGGCATTTTATCATCTATCCATGAAAAATAGACTAACAACATTGCACCACGTCCAGTAAAAACAACTTCTTCTTTTCCATCTACCATTGCTGTTTTACAATCAGAATTAAATTTATTCATTTCTTTCACCTTTGCCTTTCTGTAATATAATTGCTGAACCTACATGTACACTTTTTCATTGAAAAACCTCTTTGAGATCTTACCTGGAATAATAATCTTTCCTTGTTCCCTTAATTCATCATTAAGTTTCTTTATGATCCTATAACCTGTGGTTAATGAAACCCCAAGTATTTTCGCTACATCTTCTGCATGATAAAACTTTTGTTCTTTGACTGTTGCATTTTTCATTTCTTATTCACCATCCTTATCATCTTTAAAATAATTAAGAGGTACTTTCAAAGAATCACAAATTTTAAAGTATTCTTCTGCTGAAATTCCTCTGTTTCCATTCAATAAAGCACTACATGTACTTGCAGTCATTCCAAGTTTTTCTTTTAGAAATGATTGTTTAATTCCTCGTTCTTTCATAAAAGCTTTAATTTTTTCATGAAGCATTCGTTTCACCTTCCTTTTACTACGATATTTTCGTTGTAGGTACATGTTATCACGATATTTTCGTTATGTCAATACAAAACTATGAGATTTTCGTATTTTTGTATTGTAATTATGAAATTTCTGTGTTACTATTGAAACATGATAAAAAAGAAGGTGGTGAAGTGATGGGAAAAATAAAAGAAAACATTTCAGCTAATATAACTAAACATAGAAAAATTAATGGACTTTCTCAAAAAGATTTAGCTGATATTGTAGGAACAAAGCCATCAACCGTTTCAAGTTGGGAGCAATCGGTCAGTACTCCAAATGCTGAAATGCTCTTTGAAATATGTAAAATCTTTAAAATTACTGTGGATGAAATATATGGAGTAGATGAAGATGAAACAGAATATAAATTTATGAAATCTATACAGTATTTAGAAGATGCAGGATTTGAAGTTGATCAGGATGATAAAGATAGAGAATATAACGAATATCAAATATGTCATTTTGACTTTGGAACGATTACTGTTATGCATCAGCAGGACTTAATTGATTTAGTTGATAAGATAATTAAAGATGGTGAA is drawn from Tepidibacter hydrothermalis and contains these coding sequences:
- a CDS encoding helix-turn-helix domain-containing protein, with the protein product MGKIKENISANITKHRKINGLSQKDLADIVGTKPSTVSSWEQSVSTPNAEMLFEICKIFKITVDEIYGVDEDETEYKFMKSIQYLEDAGFEVDQDDKDREYNEYQICHFDFGTITVMHQQDLIDLVDKIIKDGEDYKERYIIDRIKTEFLPKK
- a CDS encoding transcriptional regulator, encoding MKNATVKEQKFYHAEDVAKILGVSLTTGYRIIKKLNDELREQGKIIIPGKISKRFFNEKVYM
- a CDS encoding helix-turn-helix domain-containing protein codes for the protein MLHEKIKAFMKERGIKQSFLKEKLGMTASTCSALLNGNRGISAEEYFKICDSLKVPLNYFKDDKDGE